A stretch of Rhododendron vialii isolate Sample 1 chromosome 4a, ASM3025357v1 DNA encodes these proteins:
- the LOC131322971 gene encoding receptor kinase-like protein Xa21 produces the protein MSLVTKSLSVSLLPLFLSLIPLLQIKALVLDATTSLSLVNTINVAGNETDFHALLAFKSNIFPEYQEALSSWNESLHFCHWEGVRCSRRHGRVTVIDLRSRGLTGSLSPYVGNLSFLRDLSLRNNTFTGAIPTELGNLFRLQKLDLTRNDFEGKIPTSLSRCSNLSDLRVGRNKLVGEFPKELTHSMPRLVSLDVAENNLSGGIPPSIGNLTSLVNFVASYNLFGGSIPNALGQLRNLEVLRLGTTQISGTIPASLYNLSSLVWLTLAGNRLRGNLSPMFGFMFRHLEVLQLYDNQFNGPIPLSISNSSQLEQLELQKNQFSRKVRNDFGNLKNLHFINLGFNNFETKGSDGLAFLSSLTNCSDLLVVVLENSTFGGVLPDSVGNLSTSVRLLALGLNQLYGSIPSAIGNLVGLEILALNNNLLTGPIPDSIGHLRKLQRLGFESNKLCGQIPDSIGNLSLLINLYLEKNRLEGAITLNLGKCRNLLELTLSDNNLNGSIPGQLLTVSSLSIRLDLARNRLSGSLPIEVGNLKNLVEIDISENGLTGEIPSSLGSCSSLENLYLHQNFFQGSIPSSMKSLRGIQNLDLSDNNLSGQIPRFLGTFDLKNLNLSFNNFEGELPMEGIFTNTSAISVAGNYRLCGGISELRLPRCTTKRSRNKKFLSWTLGITVASILVGVTVVFSFIICLFKKKRKTKPTVSLLKDPFLKFSYGELLKATEGFASTNLLGFGSFSRVYKGVIEQNGELVVAVKVLDLQTCGATKSFVAECEALRNIRHRNLVSIITSCSSMDFQGNDFKALVYEFMPNGSLDKWLHVIPEENNGEREFVGLNLLQRVDIAIDVACALDYLHHQCERPIIHRDLKPSNILLDDDMVAHVGDFGLARFRAELNTRSTSSSTAIRGTIGYAAPEYGLGSEMSTSGDVYSYGILLLEMITRKRPTDKMFEADLNLHNFARIALPQRVMEIVDPMLLTEETYGSKIMENLISLIKIGLACSTESPKDRMNINTALHELYLVKNNILKVQTSGTHSSQV, from the exons ATGAGTCTCGTAACCAAATCTCTCTCAGTTTCTCTCCTacccttatttctctctctcatcccattGCTTCAAATCAAAGCCCTTGTCCTTGACGCTACAACATCCCTTAGTCTTGTTAACACTATTAATGTTGCTGGCAACGAGACCGATTTTCATGCATTATTGGCCTTCAAGTCAAACATTTTCCCAGAATATCAGGAGGCCTTGAGCTCATGGAATGAATCTCTCCATTTCTGTCACTGGGAAGGTGTCAGATGCAGTCGCCGACACGGAAGAGTCACCGTAATAGACCTTAGGTCCAGAGGTCTAACAGGCTCTTTGTCTCCTTACGTTGGAAACCTTAGCTTTCTCCGGGATCTTAGCCTCAGAAACAACACTTTTACAGGTGCAATTCCAACTGAATTAGGCAATCTTTTCAGGTTACAGAAACTAGATCTCACACGTAAcgattttgaaggaaaaattccAACAAGCCTATCTCGTTGCTCCAATCTTAGCGACCTTAGGGTAGGCAGAAACAAGCTAGTTGGAGAGTTCCCAAAAGAACTTACTCATTCAATGCCGAGACTCGTATCTCTCGACGTTGCTGAGAACAATTTGTCCGGAGGAATTCCTCCGTCCATTGGGAATCTTACTTCTCTGGTAAACTTTGTAGCCTCTTACAATCTATTTGGAGGAAGTATTCCAAATGCTTTGGGTCAATTGAGAAACCTAGAGGTACTTCGATTGGGTACAACTCAAATTTCAGGTACCATCCCTGCTTCCTTATACAATCTATCATCGCTAGTTTGGTTAACCTTGGCTGGTAATCGACTTCGCGGTAATCTTTCGCCAATGTTTGGTTTCATGTTCCGTCACCTAGAGGTCCTTCAGCTATACGACAACCAATTTAATGGCCCAATTCCGCTTTCAATATCCAACTCTTCCCAGTTGGAACAACTCGAATTGCAAAAAAACCAATTCAGTAGAAAAGTAAGAAATGATTTCGGAAACTTAAAAAATCTCCATTTCATAAATCTAGGTTTTAACAATTTTGAGACCAAGGGATCTGATGGACTAGCCTTTCTTAGTTCTTTGACCAATTGTAGCGATTTGCTTGTGGTAGTTTTGGAGAATAGCACGTTTGGAGGGGTATTACCGGACTCTGTGGGCAATCTATCAACCTCTGTCCGTTTGTTGGCACTAGGTCTAAATCAATTGTATGGATCTATTCCTTCAGCAATAGGGAACCTAGTGGGTCTTGAAATCTTAGCTCTGAATAATAACCTACTCACAGGCCCGATTCCCGATAGCATAGGTCATCTTCGTAAGTTGCAACGGTTGGGCTTTGAAAGCAACAAATTGTGTGGTCAAATTCCAGACTCAATTGGAAATTTGTCATTGCTGATTAATCTTTACTTGGAGAAAAACAGATTAGAGGGGGCCATAACCTTGAATCTTGGCAAATGTCGGAATTTGTTAGAGTTGACACTATCTGATAATAACCTCAATGGGAGCATACCAGGACAACTTTTGACGGTGTCTTCTCTATCAATTAGATTGGATCTAGCTCGCAACCGTTTGTCTGGATCCTTGCCAATTGAGGTTGGAAACCTCAAAAATTTAGTAGAAATCGATATCTCCGAGAATGGTTTGACTGGTGAAATTCCTAGCTCTCTTGGTAGCTGTAGTAGCCTTGAAAACCTATATTTGCATCAAAATTTCTTTCAAGGATCTATTCCTTCCTCAATGAAATCCTTGAGAGGTATTCAGAATTTGGACCTTTCCGACAACAACTTGTCCGGTCAAATTCCGAGATTTTTAGGCACATTTGACCTGAAGAACCTCAATTTGTCTTTCAATAATTTCGAAGGAGAGTTACCAATGGAGGGTATTTTTACAAATACAAGTGCAATATCAGTTGCCGGTAACTATAGGCTTTGTGGTGGCATTTCCGAACTACGACTACCTCGGTGCACCACGAAAAGATCAAGAAATAAGAAGTTTCTTTCTTGGACGTTAGGAATCACGGTAGCTTCGATACTTGTTGGTGTAACCGTAGTGTTTTCTTTCATCATATGTTTgttcaagaagaaaagaaagaccaaACCTACAGTTTCTTTGTTGAAAGATCCATTCTTGAAATTCTCTTATGGAGAACTTCTCAAAGCAACTGAAGGTTTCGCTTCGACGAATCTGCTTGGTTTTGGTAGTTTCAGCCGTGTGTATAAAGGTGTTATTGAACAAAACGGGGAGTTAGTTGTTGCGGTCAAAGTACTTGACCTTCAAACTTGTGGCGCTACCAAGAGTTTCGTGGCAGAGTGCGAAGCCTTAAGGAATATTCGACACCGAAACTTGGTTTCGATCATAACTTCGTGTTCTAGCATGGATTTTCAAGGTAATGACTTTAAAGCTCTAGTTTACGAGTTCATGCCGAATGGAAGTCTAGATAAATGGTTGCATGTTATTCCTGAAGAAAATAATGGAGAACGTGAGTTCGTGGGACTCAATCTTCTACAAAGAGTAGACATTGCCATAGACGTGGCTTGTGCACTCGATTATCTTCATCACCAATGCGAAAGGCCAATTATTCACCGCGATTTAAAGCCGAGTAATATCCTTCTTGATGATGACATGGTTGCCCATGTTGGAGATTTCGGTCTAGCTAGATTTCGTGCAGAGCTCAACACTCGAAGTACTAGTAGTTCAACTGCAATAAGGGGAACTATTGGATATGCAGCTCCAG AGTACGGTCTGGGAAGCGAGATGTCAACTAGTGGAGATGTTTATAGTTATGGGATCTTGTTGTTGGAGATGATAACAAGGAAGAGACCTACTGACAAAATGTTTGAGGCAGACCTTAATCTTCATAACTTTGCAAGGATTGCCTTGCCTCAACGTGTGATGGAAATTGTAGACCCTATGCTCTTAACCGAGGAGACATATGGTAGCAAAATAATGGAAAATCTGATCTCCCTAATCAAGATAGGACTGGCATGCTCTACAGAGTCCCCAAAAGACCGAATGAACATAAATACTGCACTCCATGAGCTTTATCTGGTCAAGAATAATATTTTGAAG GTCCAAACATCGGGGACCCATAGCTCGCAAGTTTGA